From Portunus trituberculatus isolate SZX2019 chromosome 37, ASM1759143v1, whole genome shotgun sequence, one genomic window encodes:
- the LOC123514327 gene encoding uncharacterized protein LOC123514327 isoform X2, translating to MNLGRRTPLCSLAEDREETVYMLDEDPPDDDQDRSRPWWKSWNRKYVLLCGTCGASAVLLGTFYLIIYFVLRSYTSSLQYFETIPTYVPASVLILTGLLVLCFVRRKNRYSYLIKVSGCLCLVCAVLCVVVTVTTTVLHMNRLQTLHECEFFPHSQSCTCTPYTGVHDPTQDVRYEFSLLNVGASCDVIHGPLYSCLRALFGLSVIGILVSIFSCMLVYQLLSHEKKKMYWEQLEHRRRLLYRRAPAPNACSCCDDYGFVPPSELYPWAPWDTLDDRYWAGGHLYTPGAEDSSNASRSVLLGATTTPQGQGPLWLPWGGAWGAHSGAAPQQNQQHQQQQATTPGDPSGVATGVGSTENNPNEDTRAQVTGVLLRPFLPRGLENRLGLRRQHPPGPQSRRPLSDPGVVLQLPRYPPAFTEAYLPPMAYQEAFPRYMWGPPPPYSQPTSSENLAMQMSPHHHPNSPTSPQGLHGLMAQALRSSPAHRPATLADLMHGPASPTSNTLSSPSDDSEIMSSPSQNQRVTRGRHKGSPGDQGGTLGGSSSLPSRHRSRRLPIGHVKSLGDVNEHKHDEPLEVLFCDGKDITPLDKFQSQADVPRDAYRSKHIKSISDPKVVYTTGKNEQESELYFADVSSCISVRQDGDEMLYYSEPTSSASQNTPSPTDKEGLDATVNHTYEQVREKDDDSSHHASDDTMIVHTSSSDHSLAAETENTYSVVSPLTDMSSTSPMITDTDAYSCYTPTTSGPSPSSPSQRDNTPSTPQTTYNHNLSLHSIRQLHPLHPLHPLHHIRHIHPSGRSHLNDNESIPPQLSDCPEGELETEHCYETLPGCTDDPAASTGSPTSTSEPCQEGTTHSADASDLNGNVTLTEAVVHMGPSVMDGSVSGSQTSRASRANLSLPLRRVLSSSNTNTEETAEDSPTQDSEMVPVDQNRSSGGRRGATGGGERLSYHSSEPNTPAERRIHSVQDLLFTLKSVNV from the exons TTGATCCTGACTGGCCTGTTGGTGTTGTGCTTCGTTAGACGGAAGAACAGATACTCCTACctg ATCAAGGTTAGCGGGTGTCTGTGTCTGGTGTGTGCCGTGCTCTGCGTCGtcgtcaccgtcaccaccacggtcCTTCACATGAACCGCCTGCAAACTCTTCACGAGTGCGAGTTCTTCCCGCACTCACAGTCGTGTACGTGCACTCCTTACACCGGCGTGCACGATCCCACCCAGGACG TACGCTACGAGTTCTCACTGCTCAACGTGGGTGCcagctgtgacgtcatccatgGCCCGCTGTATTCGTGCCTGCGTGCCCTCTTCGGTTTATCTGTCATCGGCATCCTGGTGTCCATCTTCTCGTGCATGTTAGTGTACCAACTGCTGAG ccatgagaaaaagaagatgtatTGGGAGCAGCTGGAACACCGTCGTCGGCTGTTATATCGGCGTGCTCCGGCTCCAAATGCATGTTCCTGCTGTGACGACTATGGTTTTGTTCCGCCATCTGAACTGTATCCATGGGCGCCGTGGGACACCCTCGATGACAG GTACTGGGCTGGTGGGCATCTATACACTCCTGGTGCCGAGGACTCCTCTAATGCCTCGCGCTCGGTCCTTCTTGGAGCAACCACAACACCCCAGGGACAAGGACCACTTTGGCTCCCATGGGGTGGTGCTTGGGGTGCACACAGTGGAGCAGCAccacaacaaaaccaacaacaccagcaacagcagGCCACTACCCCAGGAGATCCAAGTGGAGTTGCAACAGGTGTTGGATCAACGGAGAACAATCCAAA TGAAGACACCAGGGCACAGGTGACAGGTGTACTtctccgtcccttcctccctcgagGTTTGGAAAATCGACTTGGTCTTCGACGGCAGCATCCACCAGGTCCTCAGAGCAGACGACCATTGTCAGATCCGGGTGTGGTGCTGCAGCTGCCTCGCTACCCTCCTGCTTTTACTGAGGCCTATCTGCCTCCCATGGCTTACCAGGAGGCATTCCCTCGTTACATGTGGGGACCACCGCCACCTTACTCCCAACCCACTTCTTCGGAGAATTTGGCCATGCAAATGTCACCCCACCATCATCCAAACTCTCCAACCTCACCTCAGGGGTTGCATGGCTTAATGGCACAAGCATTAAGGTCCTCCCCTGCACACCGTCCTGCAACTCTAGCTGACTTGATGCATGGTCCTGCAAGTCCCACCAGCAACACCTTATCTTCTCCCAGTGATGACTCAGAGATCATGAGCTCCCCATCCCAAAATCAACGAGTGACTCGAGGGCGGCACAAGGGCAGTCCTGGTGACCAAGGAGGAACGCTGGGTGGATCCAGTTCTCTCCCTTCTCGTCACCGTTCACGTAGACTGCCCATAGGACATGTTAAATCATTGGGAGATGTTAATGAGCATAAGCATGATGAACCTCTGGAAGTGCTATTCTGTGATGGAAAAGACATTACCCCACTGGATAAATTTCAGTCTCAAGCTGATGTGCCTCGTGATGCATACCGCAGCAAGCACATCAAGAGTATTAGTGACCCTAAGGTGGTATACACAACTGGCAAAAATGAGCAAGAATCTGAGCTGTACTTTGCTGATGTTTCATCTTGCATCTCTGTAAGGCAAGATGGAGATGAAATGCTGTATTACTCAGAACCTACCAGCTCTGCTAGCCAGAACACACCTTCGCCTACTGATAAGGAAGGCTTGGATGCCACAGTTAACCATACCTATGAACAAGTAcgtgaaaaagatgatgatagcTCCCATCATGCCTCTGATGATACTATGATTGTGCACACTTCATCTTCTGATCACAGTCTTGCTGCAGAGACAGAAAATACATACAGTGTGGTGTCACCTCTCACAGACATGTCAAGCACCTCCCCTATGATTACTGATACAGATGCATATTCTTGCTACACACCTACCACGTCAGGGCCCTCACCCTCATCACCCAGCCAGAGAGACAACACTCCCTCTACACCCCAGACCACGTATAACCacaatctttctcttcattccattCGACAACTCCACCCACTTCATCCTCTACACCCATTACACCACATTCGTCACATACATCCAAGTGGCAGATCTCATCTTAATGACAATGAGTCCATCCCACCGCAACTCAGTGACTGTCCTGAGGGAGAACTTGAGACAGAACACTGTTATGAGACACTACCAGGATGCACTGATGACCCTGCTGCTTCCACAGGCTCTCCAACCTCAACTTCAGAGCCTTGTCAGGAGGGCACCACACATTCAGCAGATGCCTCAGACCTCAATGGAAATGTGACACTGACTGAAGCTGTTGTACATATGGGTCCCTCTGTGATGGATGGTTCAGTGTCAGGCAGCCAGACCTCTCGGGCATCAAGGGCCAACCTTTCCCTGCCTCTTCGTCgggttctttcttcttccaatacTAACACTGAGGAGACTGCTGAAGACTCTCCAACTCAGGACTCAGAAATGGTACCTGTAGACCAGAACCGCAGTTCGGGAGGGCGACGTGgagctacaggaggaggagagcgccTCTCCTATCATAGCTCAGAACCAAACACTCCTGCTGAAAGAAGAATACATTCGGTACAAGATCTTCTATTTACACTTAAATCTGTTAATGTGTAG